A stretch of Anolis sagrei isolate rAnoSag1 chromosome X, rAnoSag1.mat, whole genome shotgun sequence DNA encodes these proteins:
- the LOC132782102 gene encoding B9 domain-containing protein 1, with the protein MAAAPSPTVFLLMVNGQIESAQFPDFDDLYCKYCFVYGYDWAPTSGLEEGISQITSKNRDGPQDLVWNFPIEITFKSTNPFGWPQIVISVYGPDIFGNDVVRGYGAVHIPFTPGKHKRTIPMFVPESTSKLQKFTSWLTGRRPEFTDPKVVAQGEGREVTRVRSQGFVTLSFNVVTKDMKKLGYDVSPGITSNPSLTSVTEGVHKY; encoded by the exons ATGGCGGCTGCACCCAGCCCCACCGTCTTCCTCCTCATGGTCAACGGGCAGATCGAGAGCGCGCAG TTCCCAGACTTTGATGACTTATATTGCAAGTACTGCTTTGTGTATGGATACGACTGGGCCCCGACTTCG GGTTTGGAAGAAGGGATCTCGCAAATCACCTCAAAGAACCGAGACGGACCTCAAGACCTTGTGTGGAATTTCCCCATCGAGATCACCTTCAAAAGCACCAACCCCTTTGGCT gGCCACAGATAGTTATAAGTGTATACGGCCCCGATATTTTTGGGAACGATGTGGTTCGGGGATATGGAGCTGTCCACATTCCTTTTACTCCAGGAAA GCACAAGAGAACTATCCCGATGTTCGTTCCGGAATCGACGTCCAAGCTGCAGAAGTTCACAAG ctggttGACAGGAAGGCGTCCGGAGTTCACCGATCCCAAGGTGGTTGCGCAAGGAGAGGGCCGTGAAG TGACCCGGGTTCGTTCGCAAGGCTTCGTCACCCTCTCCTTCAACGTAGTGACCAAGGACATGAAGAAGCTGGGCTACGACGTGAGTCCTGGCATTACGTCCAACCCGTCTCTGACGTCTGTCACCGAAGGGGTCCATAAATATTAA